The following are from one region of the bacterium genome:
- a CDS encoding alpha-galactosidase — protein sequence MAIPETSAALAYEPYWKSWGFRLDFSLDQIYSALPVLRRVGVLWANLDDGWFVHYGDWDLNPAPGKFPRGEADMLAFVRRMHREGFRSSLWWYPQGVSLNSRLAEEHPDWLVQNADGTRPLSKRGLYYLCPDYAPCREFVRGWTEKILRDWDYDGLYLDCSDQSATPPCFNPAHHHGSPLESFQRQPELYRVIWETAQRLKPGCPVEVCICSMPHDPFKMPWYNVADASDPVNLQQVRRRIKVEKAFRGGSFCVGDCYQVPEDEWEGFSVPESFESAVGTGAQVTTFFTDLDPAQERTWKRWTAEYRRLMLANGEYLNLYDLAWDKPEAHAVKKGDKMYYGFFADQWSRSSPITLRGLESGRTYRVYDYARGLDLGQVRGDNPVLNAAFKEHLLLEVTPVK from the coding sequence GTGGCGATCCCCGAGACCTCGGCTGCCCTGGCCTACGAGCCTTATTGGAAAAGCTGGGGTTTCCGTCTGGATTTCAGCCTGGACCAGATTTACTCCGCCCTGCCCGTGCTGCGCCGGGTCGGGGTGCTCTGGGCCAACCTGGATGACGGTTGGTTCGTGCATTATGGTGACTGGGACCTGAACCCCGCGCCGGGCAAGTTCCCCCGCGGCGAGGCTGACATGCTGGCTTTCGTGCGGCGTATGCACCGCGAGGGTTTCCGGTCCAGCCTCTGGTGGTACCCGCAGGGGGTGAGTCTGAACAGCCGTCTGGCCGAGGAGCACCCGGACTGGCTGGTGCAGAACGCGGACGGCACCCGGCCGTTGTCCAAGCGCGGACTGTATTACCTCTGCCCGGACTACGCCCCCTGCCGCGAGTTTGTCCGGGGCTGGACCGAAAAAATCCTGCGCGATTGGGATTACGACGGCCTCTATCTGGACTGCTCGGACCAGAGCGCCACTCCACCCTGTTTCAACCCGGCGCACCATCACGGCAGTCCGCTGGAGTCGTTCCAGCGGCAGCCGGAGCTTTACCGCGTGATCTGGGAGACAGCCCAGCGCCTGAAACCCGGCTGCCCGGTGGAGGTCTGTATCTGCAGCATGCCACATGACCCGTTCAAGATGCCCTGGTACAACGTGGCGGACGCCTCCGACCCGGTGAACCTTCAGCAGGTGCGGCGGCGGATCAAGGTGGAGAAAGCTTTCCGCGGCGGCTCTTTCTGCGTGGGCGACTGCTACCAGGTGCCGGAGGATGAGTGGGAGGGCTTCTCGGTGCCCGAGTCGTTCGAGAGCGCGGTCGGAACCGGGGCGCAGGTGACTACCTTTTTCACCGACCTCGACCCGGCCCAGGAGCGCACCTGGAAACGCTGGACCGCCGAGTACCGCAGGCTGATGCTGGCAAATGGAGAATACCTCAACCTCTACGACCTGGCCTGGGACAAGCCCGAGGCACATGCGGTCAAAAAGGGCGACAAGATGTACTATGGCTTCTTCGCCGACCAGTGGAGCCGGTCCAGCCCTATCACTTTGCGCGGGTTGGAATCGGGGCGCACCTACCGGGTCTACGATTACGCCCGCGGCCTGGATTTGGGCCAGGTGCGCGGCGACAACCCCGTGCTGAACGCGGCTTTCAAGGAACACCTTCTGCTGGAGGTAACACCGGTAAAATGA